A genome region from Streptomyces antimycoticus includes the following:
- a CDS encoding carbohydrate ABC transporter permease — protein MTAPSGFTPDTAAPPAGQGGAAPRAATAPAPDPAEQRRRDRRSRRYRWDVRWSPYAFVAPFFVFFAAFGLFPLLYTGWASLHQVELTNPTHMEWAGWHNFSRLWEDEFFWKALRNTFTIGVISTVPQLMMALGIAHLLNYRLRASMFFRVAILTPYATSVAAATLVFALLFGRDYGMVNWSLGLVGLDGIDWQNGTWTSQIAVSTIVIWRWTGYNALIYLAAMQAVPNDLYESAALDGASRWKQFLHVTVPSLRPTILFTVVVSTIGATQLFGEPLLFNTAGTATGGADHQYQTLGLYMYEQGWVNLHLGRASAIAWTMFLILLLIAAANALFARRLRKSQ, from the coding sequence ATGACCGCACCTTCCGGTTTCACCCCTGATACGGCCGCGCCCCCCGCAGGGCAGGGGGGCGCGGCCCCGCGCGCCGCGACCGCGCCGGCGCCCGACCCGGCCGAGCAGCGGCGTCGCGACCGGCGCAGCCGCCGCTACCGCTGGGATGTGCGATGGAGCCCGTACGCCTTCGTCGCCCCCTTCTTCGTCTTCTTCGCCGCCTTCGGCCTCTTCCCGCTGCTCTACACGGGGTGGGCCTCGCTGCACCAGGTGGAGCTCACCAACCCCACCCATATGGAGTGGGCGGGGTGGCACAACTTCTCCAGGCTGTGGGAAGACGAGTTCTTCTGGAAAGCGCTGCGGAACACCTTCACCATCGGGGTGATCTCCACCGTTCCCCAGCTGATGATGGCCCTCGGGATCGCGCATCTGCTCAACTACCGGCTGCGCGCCTCGATGTTCTTCCGGGTGGCGATCCTCACCCCGTACGCCACGTCCGTCGCTGCCGCCACGCTGGTGTTCGCGCTGCTCTTCGGGCGTGACTACGGCATGGTCAACTGGTCTCTGGGGCTGGTCGGACTGGACGGCATCGACTGGCAGAACGGCACCTGGACCTCGCAGATCGCGGTCTCCACGATCGTCATCTGGCGGTGGACCGGTTACAACGCGCTGATCTACCTGGCCGCCATGCAGGCCGTGCCGAACGATCTGTACGAGTCGGCGGCGCTGGACGGGGCCTCGCGCTGGAAGCAGTTCCTGCATGTCACCGTCCCGTCGCTGCGGCCCACCATCCTCTTCACGGTCGTCGTCTCCACGATCGGGGCCACCCAGCTCTTCGGTGAGCCGCTGCTGTTCAACACCGCGGGGACGGCCACCGGCGGCGCCGATCACCAGTACCAGACGCTCGGCCTGTACATGTACGAGCAGGGCTGGGTGAACCTGCACCTCGGCCGGGCCTCCGCCATCGCCTGGACGATGTTCCTGATCCTGCTGCTGATCGCCGCGGCCAACGCGCTGTTCGCGCGACGGCTGCGAAAGAGCCAGTGA
- a CDS encoding glycoside hydrolase family 5 protein, with protein sequence MRAPPRLYALVAAAVLSVVGTALVPTTTLAASGPATTTASVAPADAPSKPSKPLRPNAAPPKLRASGNKLVDENGATRRMLGVNRSGGEFMCVQGRGIFDGPVDDASVKAIADWKVNAVRIPLNEECWLGLSHINQAYGGTNYIAAVKALVARLEAHGITPIVELHWSHGTYTGGDSHCPGTAYATCQKPMPNAQYTPAFWTSVAQTFESDQAVVFDLFNEPFPDRATSDLTAAWKCWRDGGSCPGIDFPVAGMQTLLNAVRTAGAKNLVLIPGVAYSNDLRQWLTYKPNDPAGNLAAAWHTYNFNTCSSESCFNEQLAPVIAKVPFVAGEIGENTCSHGYIDRVMAWLDAKGASYLGWTWNTWDCSSGPSLISDYNGTPTNFGVGLRDHLKGMQ encoded by the coding sequence ATGCGAGCACCCCCGCGCCTTTATGCCTTGGTGGCCGCCGCGGTCTTATCCGTGGTGGGCACCGCCCTGGTGCCCACCACCACGTTGGCGGCGAGCGGCCCGGCCACGACCACCGCGTCGGTCGCCCCCGCCGACGCACCGTCGAAGCCATCGAAGCCGCTCCGCCCGAACGCCGCACCGCCGAAGCTGCGCGCCTCGGGCAACAAGCTCGTCGACGAGAACGGAGCCACCCGGCGGATGCTGGGCGTCAACCGCTCCGGCGGCGAGTTCATGTGCGTCCAGGGGCGAGGCATCTTCGACGGCCCCGTGGACGACGCCTCCGTCAAGGCCATCGCGGACTGGAAGGTCAACGCGGTCCGGATCCCGCTCAACGAGGAGTGCTGGCTGGGCCTTTCCCATATCAACCAGGCCTACGGAGGGACCAACTACATCGCGGCCGTCAAGGCACTCGTCGCCCGGCTGGAGGCCCATGGCATCACCCCCATCGTCGAGCTCCACTGGTCCCACGGCACCTACACCGGAGGGGACAGCCACTGCCCCGGCACCGCGTACGCCACCTGCCAGAAGCCGATGCCGAACGCGCAGTACACCCCGGCCTTCTGGACCTCGGTCGCCCAGACCTTCGAGAGCGACCAGGCCGTGGTCTTCGACCTGTTCAACGAGCCGTTCCCGGACCGCGCCACCTCCGACCTCACGGCGGCGTGGAAGTGCTGGCGCGACGGCGGGAGCTGCCCCGGAATCGACTTCCCGGTCGCCGGGATGCAGACCCTGCTGAACGCCGTAAGGACCGCGGGCGCCAAGAACCTGGTCCTGATCCCCGGGGTCGCCTACTCCAACGATCTGCGCCAGTGGCTGACGTACAAGCCGAACGACCCGGCGGGCAATCTCGCCGCCGCCTGGCACACCTACAACTTCAACACCTGTTCGAGCGAGAGCTGCTTCAACGAACAGCTCGCCCCGGTCATCGCCAAGGTCCCGTTCGTGGCGGGCGAGATCGGCGAGAACACCTGCTCCCACGGCTATATCGACCGGGTCATGGCCTGGCTGGACGCCAAGGGCGCCTCGTATCTGGGCTGGACCTGGAACACCTGGGACTGTTCCTCGGGCCCGTCTCTGATCAGCGATTACAACGGCACGCCGACCAACTTCGGCGTGGGACTCCGTGATCACCTGAAGGGAATGCAATGA
- a CDS encoding glycoside hydrolase family 48 protein codes for MRRLVTALAAALSLPVAMTAAGGAAPAHAAAVQCGVDYKTNDWGSGFTADLTLTNPGTDAIDGWTLTYDYAGNQKLSNGWNGSWSQSGKTVTVTNAGHNAKIAAGGNVTTGAQFTYSGSNAAPTSFTVNGVACRGAHQPPIAVLSSPSPGAVFTSGGTVPMTATAAAADGATITKVEFYSDTKLLGTDTSSPYAFDHKDVPAGDYSLYAKAYDSQGAAAESTPVGIHVAAGPALVASPGQLGVQQGKSGTFGVKLSTKPSADVTVSVARTSGNTGLTISSGATLTFTPATWDTAQQVTVAAANSGTGAATFTASAAGHTKAEVTVTQLAAAKVYDARFLDLYNKITAPSAGYFSPEGVPYHSVETLIVEAPDHGHETTSEAYSYLIWLQAMYGKVTGDWSKFNNAWDIMEKYMIPTHADQPTGGFYNASKPATYAPEWDQPSQYPSQLNGNVPVGNDPIAAELKSAYGTDDIYGMHWIQDVDNVYGYGNAPGKCEAGPSDTGPSYVNTFQRGPQESVWETVTQPTCDGFKYGGKNGYLDLFTGDASYAKQWKFTNAPDADARVVQAAYWASEWAKAQGKGGQISGNIAKAAKMGDYLRYAMYDKYFKKIGNCVGETGCAAGNGKDSSHYLLSWYYAWGGATDTSAGWSWRIGSSHAHGGYQNPMAAWALSSYADLKPKSATGASDWSTSLKRQLEFYRWLQSSEGAIAGGATNSWQGRYATPPSGTSTFYGMYYDEKPVYHDPPSNQWFGFQAWSMERVAEYYNRTGDASAKTVLDKWVKWALSKTTVNAGGTYQIPSTLQWSGQPDTWNASSPGANASLHVTVADYTNDVGVAAAYAKTLSYYAAKSGDTQARDTAKALLDGMWNNYQDALGIAVPESRADYNRFDDPVYVPSGWTGTMPNGDKIDSSSTFQSIRSFYKNDPAWSKVEAYLKGGAVPSFTYHRFWAQADIALAMGSYADLFE; via the coding sequence ATGCGACGGCTGGTGACCGCCCTGGCCGCCGCGCTCTCGCTCCCCGTGGCCATGACCGCGGCGGGCGGCGCCGCCCCCGCGCACGCCGCGGCGGTCCAGTGCGGGGTCGACTACAAGACCAACGACTGGGGCTCCGGCTTCACCGCCGACCTCACCCTCACCAACCCCGGCACCGACGCCATCGACGGCTGGACCCTGACGTACGACTACGCCGGCAACCAGAAGCTGAGCAACGGCTGGAACGGCAGCTGGTCGCAGTCCGGCAAGACCGTCACCGTCACCAACGCCGGGCACAACGCGAAGATCGCGGCCGGGGGCAATGTCACCACCGGCGCCCAGTTCACCTACAGCGGCAGCAACGCCGCCCCCACCTCCTTCACCGTCAACGGCGTGGCCTGCCGGGGCGCCCATCAGCCGCCCATCGCGGTGCTGAGCAGCCCGTCCCCCGGCGCCGTCTTCACCTCCGGCGGCACCGTTCCGATGACGGCCACGGCCGCGGCGGCCGACGGGGCGACGATCACCAAGGTCGAGTTCTACAGCGACACCAAGCTCCTGGGCACCGACACCAGCTCCCCGTACGCCTTCGACCACAAGGACGTCCCGGCGGGCGACTACTCGCTCTACGCCAAGGCGTACGACAGCCAGGGCGCCGCCGCCGAGTCCACCCCCGTCGGCATCCATGTGGCGGCCGGTCCCGCGCTGGTGGCGAGCCCCGGTCAGCTCGGGGTGCAGCAGGGTAAGAGCGGGACGTTCGGCGTCAAGCTGTCCACCAAGCCGTCCGCGGACGTCACCGTCTCCGTCGCCCGCACCTCGGGCAACACCGGGCTGACGATCTCCTCGGGCGCCACCCTCACCTTCACCCCCGCCACCTGGGACACCGCCCAGCAGGTGACCGTGGCCGCCGCCAACAGCGGCACCGGCGCCGCCACCTTCACCGCGAGCGCCGCCGGCCACACCAAGGCTGAGGTCACCGTCACCCAGCTGGCCGCCGCGAAGGTCTACGACGCCCGCTTCCTGGACCTCTACAACAAGATCACCGCACCCTCGGCGGGTTACTTCTCGCCCGAGGGCGTTCCGTACCACTCGGTGGAGACCTTGATCGTCGAGGCCCCCGACCACGGCCATGAGACGACCTCCGAGGCGTACAGCTATCTGATCTGGCTGCAGGCGATGTACGGCAAGGTCACCGGCGACTGGTCCAAGTTCAACAACGCGTGGGACATCATGGAGAAGTACATGATCCCCACCCACGCCGACCAGCCCACGGGCGGCTTCTACAACGCCTCCAAGCCGGCCACCTACGCGCCCGAGTGGGACCAGCCCTCCCAGTACCCCTCCCAGCTCAACGGCAATGTCCCGGTCGGCAACGACCCCATCGCCGCCGAGCTGAAGAGCGCGTACGGCACCGATGACATCTACGGCATGCACTGGATCCAGGACGTCGACAACGTCTATGGCTACGGCAACGCGCCCGGCAAGTGCGAGGCGGGCCCGAGCGACACCGGCCCGAGCTATGTCAACACCTTCCAGCGCGGCCCGCAGGAGTCGGTCTGGGAGACCGTGACCCAGCCCACCTGCGACGGCTTCAAGTACGGCGGCAAGAACGGCTACCTGGACCTGTTCACCGGCGACGCCTCGTACGCCAAGCAGTGGAAGTTCACCAACGCCCCCGACGCCGACGCCCGCGTCGTCCAGGCCGCCTACTGGGCCTCGGAGTGGGCCAAGGCGCAGGGCAAGGGCGGCCAGATCTCCGGCAACATCGCCAAGGCCGCCAAGATGGGTGACTATCTGCGCTACGCGATGTACGACAAGTACTTCAAGAAGATCGGCAACTGCGTCGGCGAGACCGGCTGCGCGGCCGGCAACGGCAAGGACAGCTCCCACTACCTGCTGTCCTGGTACTACGCCTGGGGCGGCGCCACCGACACCTCCGCGGGCTGGTCCTGGCGCATCGGCTCCAGCCACGCCCACGGCGGCTACCAGAACCCCATGGCGGCCTGGGCCTTGAGCTCGTACGCCGACCTCAAGCCCAAGTCCGCGACGGGCGCGAGCGACTGGTCCACCAGCCTGAAGCGCCAGTTGGAGTTCTACCGCTGGCTGCAGTCCAGCGAGGGCGCCATCGCGGGCGGCGCCACCAACAGCTGGCAGGGCCGCTACGCCACGCCGCCGTCGGGCACGTCCACCTTCTACGGCATGTACTACGACGAGAAGCCGGTCTACCACGATCCGCCGTCCAACCAGTGGTTCGGCTTCCAGGCGTGGTCCATGGAGCGGGTCGCGGAGTACTACAACCGCACCGGTGACGCCTCGGCGAAGACGGTCCTGGACAAGTGGGTCAAGTGGGCGCTGTCCAAGACCACCGTCAACGCAGGCGGCACGTACCAGATCCCGTCCACCCTCCAGTGGTCCGGCCAGCCCGACACCTGGAACGCCTCCAGCCCCGGCGCCAACGCGAGCCTGCATGTCACCGTCGCCGACTACACCAATGACGTGGGTGTGGCGGCCGCGTATGCCAAGACCCTGTCCTACTACGCCGCCAAGTCCGGCGACACCCAGGCCAGGGACACCGCGAAGGCGCTGCTGGACGGCATGTGGAACAACTACCAGGACGCCCTCGGGATCGCGGTCCCCGAGTCCCGCGCCGACTACAACCGCTTCGACGACCCGGTCTACGTCCCCAGCGGCTGGACGGGGACCATGCCGAACGGCGACAAGATCGACTCCAGCTCCACCTTCCAGTCGATCCGCTCCTTCTACAAGAACGACCCGGCCTGGTCGAAGGTCGAGGCGTATCTGAAGGGCGGGGCGGTCCCGAGCTTCACGTACCACCGGTTCTGGGCCCAGGCGGACATCGCGCTGGCGATGGGGTCGTACGCGGACCTCTTCGAGTAG
- a CDS encoding glycoside hydrolase family 6 protein has protein sequence MSRRIRMAGTLLAASALTMGALTGVASAQVDSGRAAAAKVDNPYSGAKVYVNPDWSAKAAAEPGGNKISNQPTGIWLDRIATINGTGGAMGLRAHLDEALKQSGGSPTVVQLVVYDLPGRDCSALASNGELGPTEIDKYKTQFIDPIAAILSESKYANSSLRIVTTIEVDSLPNLVTNTGGKPTATPECDTMKANGNYVKGVGYALNKLGSIGNVYNYIDAGHHGWIGWDDNFNPTAQVIKQAATAEGSTVDKVAGIIVNTANYSALKENNFTVNDSVNGTTVRQSKWVDWNRYVDELSYAQAFRQELVNVGFPSNIGALIDTSRNGWGGSARPSGPGAKTDVDTYVNGGRYDRRIHVGNWCNQSGAGLGERPKAAPASGIDAYVWMKPPGESDGSSSAIPNDEGKGFDRMCDPTYTGNPRNNNNMSGALGNAPLSGHWFSAQFQELLKNAYPAL, from the coding sequence ATGAGCCGCAGAATCCGAATGGCGGGCACTTTGCTCGCCGCCTCCGCGCTGACCATGGGGGCGCTGACCGGTGTGGCGTCCGCCCAGGTGGACAGCGGCAGGGCGGCCGCCGCGAAGGTCGACAACCCGTACTCGGGCGCCAAGGTGTATGTGAACCCCGACTGGTCGGCGAAGGCCGCCGCCGAGCCCGGCGGCAACAAGATCTCCAACCAGCCGACCGGCATCTGGCTGGACCGGATCGCCACGATCAACGGCACGGGCGGCGCGATGGGGCTGCGCGCCCACCTCGACGAGGCGCTGAAGCAGTCCGGCGGCAGCCCGACGGTCGTCCAGTTAGTGGTCTACGACCTGCCCGGCCGTGACTGCTCCGCGCTGGCGTCCAACGGCGAGCTGGGCCCGACCGAGATCGACAAGTACAAGACCCAGTTCATCGACCCGATCGCGGCGATCCTCTCCGAGTCCAAGTACGCCAACTCGAGTCTGCGGATCGTCACCACCATCGAGGTCGACTCGCTGCCCAACCTGGTCACCAACACCGGCGGCAAGCCCACCGCGACGCCCGAGTGCGACACGATGAAGGCGAACGGCAACTACGTGAAGGGCGTCGGCTACGCCCTGAACAAGCTGGGTTCGATCGGCAACGTCTACAACTACATCGACGCCGGCCACCACGGCTGGATCGGCTGGGACGACAACTTCAACCCCACCGCACAGGTGATCAAGCAGGCGGCGACGGCCGAGGGCAGCACGGTCGACAAGGTGGCCGGCATCATCGTCAACACGGCCAACTACAGCGCGCTGAAGGAGAACAACTTCACCGTCAACGACTCGGTCAACGGCACCACCGTGCGCCAGTCGAAGTGGGTGGACTGGAACCGGTACGTGGACGAGCTCTCCTACGCCCAGGCGTTCCGCCAGGAACTGGTCAACGTCGGCTTCCCGAGCAACATCGGCGCGCTGATCGACACCTCCCGCAACGGTTGGGGCGGCTCGGCGCGGCCCAGCGGCCCCGGCGCGAAGACGGACGTGGACACGTACGTCAACGGCGGGCGCTACGACCGCCGCATTCACGTCGGCAACTGGTGCAACCAGTCCGGCGCCGGGCTCGGTGAGCGCCCCAAGGCGGCACCGGCATCCGGGATCGACGCGTATGTGTGGATGAAGCCCCCGGGCGAGTCGGACGGCTCGAGCTCCGCGATCCCGAACGACGAGGGCAAGGGCTTCGACCGGATGTGCGACCCGACGTACACCGGCAACCCGCGCAACAACAACAACATGTCGGGCGCGCTGGGGAACGCTCCGCTGTCGGGCCACTGGTTCTCGGCCCAGTTCCAGGAGCTGCTGAAGAACGCCTATCCGGCGCTGTAA
- a CDS encoding LacI family DNA-binding transcriptional regulator, translating into MAGTRRHGAGRGRPTLEEVAARAGVGRGTVSRVINGSPRVSDRTRTAVEQAVAELGYVPNRVARALAANRADAVALVIPEPETRLFAEPYFSDIIRGVGAELADTDLQLLLTLIRTPKERQRLADYLSAHRVDGVLLVSVHADDPLPDLLEQIEMPAVLSGRRSAHESVPYVDSDNTGGAQSAVEHLIGRGRSTVATITGPLDMYVAQCRLEGYGAAVRAAGREVEPELVASADFTEEGGRRAMRQLLDQRPDVDGVFAASDVMAAGARQVLRESGRRVPDDVALVGFEDSAVARHMDPPLTSVRQATEEMGRAMVRVLLEEIEGLSDRTSKRPQMVLPTQLVRRESS; encoded by the coding sequence ATGGCAGGAACGCGGCGGCATGGCGCGGGGCGGGGACGGCCGACCCTCGAGGAAGTGGCGGCCCGCGCCGGAGTCGGCCGCGGCACCGTCTCCCGCGTGATCAACGGTTCGCCGCGGGTCAGCGACCGCACCCGGACAGCCGTCGAGCAGGCCGTCGCCGAACTCGGCTATGTGCCCAACCGGGTGGCCCGCGCGCTCGCCGCCAACCGTGCCGACGCCGTCGCCCTGGTCATCCCCGAGCCCGAGACCCGGCTCTTCGCCGAACCGTACTTCTCCGACATCATCCGCGGTGTCGGCGCCGAACTCGCCGACACCGATCTGCAACTGCTGCTGACCCTCATCCGCACCCCCAAGGAACGGCAGCGGCTCGCGGATTACCTCTCCGCGCACCGGGTCGACGGGGTGCTGCTGGTCTCCGTGCACGCGGACGACCCGCTGCCGGACCTGCTGGAGCAAATCGAGATGCCCGCGGTGCTCAGCGGCCGCCGCTCGGCGCATGAATCGGTCCCGTACGTCGACTCGGACAACACCGGCGGCGCCCAGTCCGCCGTGGAACACCTCATCGGCCGCGGCCGCTCGACGGTCGCCACCATCACCGGACCGCTGGACATGTATGTCGCACAGTGCCGCCTGGAGGGCTACGGCGCCGCGGTCCGGGCGGCCGGCCGGGAGGTGGAACCGGAGCTGGTGGCGTCCGCGGACTTCACCGAGGAGGGCGGCCGCCGGGCCATGCGCCAACTGCTCGACCAGCGCCCGGACGTGGACGGGGTCTTCGCCGCCTCGGACGTGATGGCCGCGGGCGCCCGGCAGGTGCTGCGCGAGAGCGGGCGCCGCGTCCCGGACGATGTGGCGCTGGTCGGCTTCGAGGACTCGGCCGTCGCCCGCCATATGGACCCTCCGCTCACCAGCGTCCGGCAGGCCACGGAGGAGATGGGCCGGGCGATGGTGCGGGTGCTGCTGGAGGAGATCGAGGGGCTGTCGGACCGCACCTCCAAGCGGCCGCAGATGGTACTTCCTACCCAGCTGGTGCGGCGGGAGTCTTCCTGA
- a CDS encoding ABC transporter substrate-binding protein gives MRRSTGSHRSRAVVLAAVAALGAGLLSGCADDGDDGSTGSSGGGDSKGKTVVTVGTYGVMGFKQAGLYDEYTKLHPDIKIEENVIDPASNYYPQLLTHLGSGSGLADIQAVEVGNINEVTTTQADKFVDLSKADGVKKENFLDWKWSQATAKDGKTIGLGTDVGPMAICYRKDLFQQAGLPSDRDAVSELWAGDWQKYLEAGKDYAKKAPGGAAFLDSAGGLFNAAVSGGSEVYYDKSGKPIYKDSPAVKKAWKLATDASAAKLSAGLQEFTKPWQQALANGKFATASCPAWMLGQIKEYAGDKYKGKWDVAAAPKPANWGGSFLSVPQAAKNKDEAVKLATWLTAPEQQAKLFEKQASFPSAQAAYDLPQVADAKLPYFNNAPIGKIFSQAAKDSPTQVLGPKDAVIKQNFTDVGLLQVEQQGKSANEGWKAAIKTNDNALDQ, from the coding sequence ATGCGCAGGAGCACTGGTAGTCACCGCAGCAGAGCCGTGGTCCTCGCGGCCGTCGCCGCTTTAGGAGCCGGGCTGCTCAGCGGCTGCGCCGATGACGGCGACGACGGATCCACCGGCTCGTCCGGCGGCGGGGACAGCAAGGGCAAGACGGTCGTGACCGTCGGCACGTACGGCGTCATGGGTTTCAAACAGGCCGGGCTCTATGACGAGTACACAAAGCTGCACCCGGATATCAAGATCGAAGAGAATGTGATCGACCCGGCCTCGAACTACTACCCGCAGCTGCTCACCCACCTCGGCTCGGGCAGCGGGCTCGCCGATATCCAGGCGGTCGAAGTGGGCAACATCAATGAGGTGACCACCACCCAGGCCGACAAGTTCGTTGATCTATCGAAGGCGGACGGCGTCAAAAAAGAAAACTTCCTCGACTGGAAGTGGTCGCAGGCCACCGCCAAGGATGGAAAGACGATCGGCCTCGGCACGGACGTGGGCCCGATGGCGATCTGCTACCGCAAGGACCTCTTCCAGCAGGCCGGGCTCCCGTCCGACCGTGACGCGGTCTCCGAGCTCTGGGCGGGCGACTGGCAGAAGTACCTCGAAGCCGGCAAGGACTACGCGAAGAAGGCGCCGGGCGGAGCCGCGTTCCTGGACTCGGCCGGCGGACTGTTCAACGCGGCGGTCTCCGGCGGCTCGGAGGTCTACTACGACAAGAGCGGGAAGCCCATCTACAAGGACAGCCCTGCCGTCAAGAAGGCGTGGAAGCTGGCGACCGACGCGTCCGCGGCCAAACTCTCCGCAGGGCTCCAGGAGTTCACCAAGCCCTGGCAGCAGGCGCTCGCCAACGGCAAGTTCGCCACCGCCTCCTGCCCGGCCTGGATGCTCGGCCAGATCAAGGAGTACGCCGGGGACAAGTACAAGGGCAAATGGGACGTCGCCGCCGCCCCCAAGCCCGCCAACTGGGGCGGCTCCTTCCTCTCCGTGCCGCAGGCGGCGAAGAACAAGGACGAGGCGGTCAAGCTCGCCACCTGGCTGACCGCGCCCGAGCAGCAGGCCAAGCTCTTCGAGAAGCAGGCGAGCTTCCCCAGCGCCCAGGCCGCGTACGACCTGCCACAGGTGGCCGACGCCAAGCTCCCCTACTTCAACAACGCGCCCATCGGCAAGATCTTCTCCCAGGCCGCGAAGGACAGTCCGACGCAGGTCCTCGGCCCGAAGGACGCCGTCATCAAGCAGAACTTCACCGATGTCGGCCTGCTCCAGGTAGAGCAGCAGGGCAAGTCCGCCAACGAAGGCTGGAAGGCCGCGATCAAGACGAACGACAACGCGCTGGACCAGTGA